The following coding sequences are from one Sciurus carolinensis chromosome 11, mSciCar1.2, whole genome shotgun sequence window:
- the LOC124960360 gene encoding olfactory receptor 5AN1-like, with amino-acid sequence MTQGQNLTEITQFILLGFSDFPRITAVLFVTFLLTYVTTLTWNLALVVLIRMDPHLHTPMYFFLSNLSCIDLCYVTSTVPKMLSNFFQERQTISFAGCMVQYFFFSTMGLSESCLMTAMAYDCYAAICNPLLYSAIMSPSRCAGMVLGSYTAGLTACLSQICSLLQLHFCGPNVISHFFCDMPQLLKISCTDTFFVQVLTAILTMFYGIGNVLLIVISCGYIVRSILKITTAKGRSKAFNTCASHLTAVSLFYTSSIFVYLSSSSGGSSSFDRFTSVFYTVVIPMLNPLIYSLRNKEIKDALKRLQKKIGYC; translated from the exons ATGACTCAAGGTca GAACCTCACAGAGATCACGCAGTTCATCCTCCTGGGATTCTCAGACTTTCCCAGAATCACAGCAGTGCTCTTTGTGACCTTCCTGCTGACCTACGTGACGACGCTGACCTGGAACCTGGCCCTCGTCGTGTTAATCAGGATGGATCCCCACCTccacacgcccatgtacttcttcctcagcaaTCTGTCCTGCATAGACCTCTGCTATGTCACCTCCACAGTCCCCAAGATGCTGTCCAACTTCTTCCAGGAGCGGCAAACCATCAGCTTTGCAGGCTGCATGGTTCAGTACTTCTTCTTCTCAACCATGGGGCTGAGTGAGTCCTGTCTCATGACGGCCATGGCTTATGACTGCTACGCTGCCATTTGCAACCCTCTGCTCTACTCTGCAATCATGTCGCCCTCCCGCTGTGCTGGCATGGTGCTGGGATCCTACACGGCCGGACTCACTGCCTGCTTATCCCAAATATGCTCTCTGCTTCAGCTCCACTTCTGTGGGCCTAACGTCATCAgccacttcttctgtgacatgcCCCAGCTGCTGAAAATCTCTTGCACTGACACGTTCTTCGTGCAAGTCCTGACCGCGATACTAACCATGTTCTACGGGATCGGGAATGTCCTCCTTATCGTGATCTCCTGTGGCTACATTGTCAGGTCCATCCTGAAGATCACGACTGCCAAAGGCAGGTCCAAGGCCTTCAACACCTGCGCGTCTCACCTCACAGCCGTTTCCCTCTTCTATACATCGAGTATCTTTGTCTATTTGAGTTCCAGTTCTGGTGGTTCCTCCAGCTTTGACAGATTTACATCAGTCTTCTACACTGTGGTGATTCCCATGTTGAATCCCTTGATTTACAGTCTGAGgaacaaagaaatcaaagatgccTTAAAGAGACTGCAGAAAAAGATAGGCTACTGCTAA
- the LOC124960316 gene encoding olfactory receptor 5AN1-like: MTQGQNLTEITQFILLGFSDFPRITAVLFVTFLLTYVTTLTWNLALVVLIRMDPHLHTPMYFFLSNLSCIDLCYVTSTVPKMLSNFFQEQQTISFAGCMVQYFFFSTMGLSESCLMTAMAYDRYAAICNPLLYSAIMSPSRCAGMVLGSYTAGLTACLSQICSLLQLHFCGPNIISHFFCDMPQLLKISCTDTFFVQVLTAILTMFYGIGNVLLIVISYGYIVRSILKITSAKGRSKAFNTCASHLTAVSLFYTSGIFVYLSSSSGGSSSFDRFTSVFYTVVIPMLNPLIYSLRNKDIKDGLKRLQKKIGYC, translated from the exons ATGACTCAAGGTca GAACCTCACAGAGATCACGCAGTTCATCCTCCTGGGGTTCTCAGACTTTCCCAGAATCACAGCAGTGCTCTTTGTGACCTTCCTGCTGACCTACGTGACGACGCTGACCTGGAACCTGGCCCTCGTCGTGTTAATCAGGATGGATCCCCACCTccacacgcccatgtacttcttcctcagcaaTCTGTCCTGCATAGACCTCTGCTATGTCACCTCCACAGTCCCCAAGATGCTGTCCAACTTCTTCCAGGAGCAGCAAACCATCAGCTTTGCAGGCTGCATGGTTCAGTACTTCTTCTTCTCAACCATGGGGCTGAGTGAGTCCTGTCTCATGACGGCCATGGCTTATGACCGCTACGCTGCCATTTGCAACCCTCTGCTCTACTCTGCAATCATGTCGCCCTCCCGCTGTGCTGGCATGGTGCTGGGATCCTACACGGCCGGACTCACTGCCTGCTTATCCCAAATATGCTCTCTGCTTCAGCTCCACTTCTGTGGGCCTAACATCATCAgccacttcttctgtgacatgcCCCAGCTGCTGAAAATCTCTTGCACTGACACGTTCTTCGTGCAAGTCCTGACCGCGATACTAACCATGTTCTACGGGATCGGGAATGTCCTCCTTATCGTGATCTCCTATGGCTACATTGTCAGGTCCATCCTGAAGATCACGTCTGCCAAAGGCAGGTCCAAGGCCTTCAACACCTGCGCGTCTCACCTCACAGCCGTTTCCCTCTTCTACACGTCAGGTATCTTTGTCTATTTGAGTTCCAGTTCTGGTGGTTCCTCTAGCTTTGACAGATTTACATCAGTCTTCTACACTGTGGTGATTCCCATGTTGAATCCCTTGATTTACAGTCTGAGGAACAAAGATATCAAAGATGGCTTGAAGAGACTGCAGAAAAAGATAGGCTACTGCTAA